The Syngnathus typhle isolate RoL2023-S1 ecotype Sweden linkage group LG6, RoL_Styp_1.0, whole genome shotgun sequence genome has a window encoding:
- the bloc1s3 gene encoding biogenesis of lysosome-related organelles complex 1 subunit 3, translated as MSSRYPIVVQGEASETDSDDEVYITSLPTPQTAIVGAKVQGEASETESEDEVETSTRGSALSHESAKILKRDLPPLIVVRDHPNIQSVVEDRPSPTHKPVGDTLLQQKLQESNSRLYSNVGQMLRHVYGNASKEVRSTTAQLNASQSAIINASHSIRLILDDLKAVSEKIDIITSCQILPDIKLNDSEENNTPLSQRKEV; from the exons ATGTCCAGCAGATACCCGATAGTGGTGCAGGGTGAGGCATCCGAAACAGACTCAGATGATGAAGTTTACATTACCTCCCTGCCAACTCCCCAGACGGCCATTGTAGGAGCCAAG GTTCAAGGGGAAGCTTCTGAAACAGAGAGCGAGGATGAAGTGGAGACGTCGACCCGAGGTTCTGCATTGAGTCACGAAAGTGCTAAGATACTCAAAAGAGATCTACCTCCGCTTATTGTCGTAAGAGATCACCCAAATATACAATCTGTTGTGGAAGACAGACCAAGTCCTACACATAAGCCTGTTG GTGATACATTATTGCAGCAGAAATTGCAGGAGTCAAACAGCCGGCTCTATTCCAATGTGGGGCAAATGCTACGACACGTTTATGGCAATGCTAGCAAGGAG GTGCGCAGTACAACGGCACAGCTTAACGCATCACAGAGCGCTATCATCAACGCTTCTCATAGCATCCGGCTGATTTTGGATGACTTGAAGGCCGTGTCTGAGAAGATCGACATCATCACCAGTTGTCAGATATTACCTGATATCAAGTTGAATGATTCAGAGGAAAATAACACTCCTTTATCCCAAAGAAAAGAAGTATAG
- the trappc6bl gene encoding trafficking protein particle complex subunit 6B, like — protein sequence MGMADDALFEFLHMEIVAHVYRDLQSIKGETDNKDRASRVSILEGMGYRVGQGLIERLTRDSPCFKDELDVMKFICKDFWTKVFRRQVDNLRTNHQGTYVLQDNKFNMLTQLSNGKQYLDQAPKYLAFSCGVVRGALSNLGLESVVTAEVSVMPSCKFQVVIQKL from the exons ATGG GGATGGCAGACGACGCTCTCTTTGAGTTTCTCCATATGGAGATTGTGGCACACGTATACAGGGATCTGCAATCCATTAAAGGAGAGACTGACAACAAG GACAGAGCCTCCCGTGTTTCTATTTTGGAGGGGATGGGCTACAGAGTGGGACAAGGACTCATTGAGAG ATTGACGAGGGATTCCCCCTGCTTCAAAGATGAGTTGGATGTAATGAAATTCATTTGTAAAGACTTCTGGACAAAGGTTTTCAGGAGGCAGGTGGACAATCTCAGAACAAACCATCAG GGCACCTATGTATTGCAGGATAACAAATTTAATATGCTGACTCAGCTCTCTAATGGTAAACAGTACCTGGATCAAGCACCTAAG TATCTCGCCTTTTCATGTGGTGTGGTGAGAGGAGCTCTGTCGAATTTAGGTCTTGAAAGTGTCGTTACAGCTGAGGTCTCTGTTATGCCATCAT GTAAGTTTCAAGTGGTCATCCAAAAATTATGA